The following are from one region of the Gemmatimonadota bacterium genome:
- a CDS encoding adenylate kinase gives MRLILLGVPGAGKGEQATRLSGKFSIPHVSTGELLRREMEEGTKVGRRISEFVNRGELVSDAVTQAILENRLREADCAAGFILDGFPRNLNQADFLQAALERMSAPVDVVLNIEVPDGTVIDRLAMRNRLDDAPETIRHRLKVYRKVTAPLVDYYDRAGMLKRIDGDGTPEEVTQRILTCLARKA, from the coding sequence ATACTACTCGGAGTACCGGGGGCGGGAAAAGGCGAGCAGGCAACGAGGCTGTCGGGGAAATTCAGCATTCCGCACGTTTCAACGGGCGAACTGTTGCGGCGGGAGATGGAGGAAGGGACCAAGGTCGGGCGCAGGATATCGGAATTCGTGAACCGGGGCGAACTGGTTTCCGATGCCGTGACGCAGGCCATATTGGAAAACCGATTGCGCGAGGCCGATTGCGCGGCCGGGTTCATTCTGGACGGCTTCCCCAGAAACCTGAACCAGGCCGACTTCCTGCAAGCGGCGCTGGAGCGCATGAGCGCTCCCGTGGACGTGGTGCTCAACATCGAGGTGCCCGACGGTACGGTGATCGACCGCCTGGCCATGAGGAACCGGTTGGACGATGCGCCGGAGACCATACGCCACCGGCTGAAAGTCTACCGAAAGGTTACGGCGCCGCTCGTCGATTACTACGACAGGGCGGGCATGCTGAAACGGATCGACGGCGATGGTACGCCGGAGGAAGTAACGCAACGCATACTGACGTGCCTGGCCCGCAAGGCGTAA
- the infA gene encoding translation initiation factor IF-1: protein MPKEPPVQVEGTVVEPLPNASFRVELENGHRVLAHISGKVRMNFIKILPGDKVMVELSPYDLTRGRITYRYK, encoded by the coding sequence ATGCCGAAAGAACCCCCTGTACAGGTGGAAGGTACGGTGGTGGAGCCTTTGCCCAATGCGTCGTTTCGCGTTGAACTGGAAAACGGCCACAGGGTACTGGCCCATATATCCGGCAAAGTACGCATGAACTTCATAAAGATCCTGCCGGGTGACAAGGTCATGGTGGAACTGTCGCCCTACGATCTGACACGCGGCCGGATTACCTATCGTTACAAGTAA
- the rpmJ gene encoding 50S ribosomal protein L36: MKVRASVKKICEHCKVIRRRGVVRVLCRNPRHKQRQG; this comes from the coding sequence ATGAAAGTACGCGCTTCGGTAAAAAAAATCTGTGAACACTGCAAGGTCATCCGCCGCAGGGGCGTCGTGCGAGTGCTCTGTCGCAACCCGCGCCACAAGCAGCGGCAGGGATAG
- the rpsM gene encoding 30S ribosomal protein S13, translating into MARIAGIDLPRDKRVEIGITYIFGIGLTTARKVLDATGIDPETRVRDLTDREITKLRQSIENDYQVEGALRGDITFNIRRLMDIGCYRGLRHRRGLPVRGQRTRTNSRIRKGPRRTIGAKRKKT; encoded by the coding sequence GTGGCACGTATCGCCGGAATCGATCTGCCCCGCGACAAGCGCGTGGAGATCGGTATCACCTACATTTTCGGAATCGGACTGACAACCGCCCGCAAGGTGCTCGACGCGACCGGCATCGATCCGGAAACCCGCGTCCGGGACCTGACCGACCGGGAGATCACGAAGCTCCGCCAGAGCATCGAAAACGATTACCAGGTCGAGGGCGCGCTGCGCGGCGACATCACGTTCAACATAAGGCGACTGATGGACATCGGCTGTTACCGGGGCCTGCGCCACCGCCGCGGGCTGCCCGTGCGGGGACAGCGGACCCGGACGAATTCCCGAATACGCAAGGGACCGCGGCGCACCATCGGTGCGAAGCGCAAGAAGACGTAG
- the rpsK gene encoding 30S ribosomal protein S11, with protein sequence MANARRSRARRRDRHVDSIGVAHIKATFNNTIVTLADLQGHTISWSSGGKGGTFRNSRKSTPFAAQIAAEAAAKEAIELGLKRVEVWVKGPGAGRESAIRALQAAGLEISAIKDVTPIPHNGCRPPKRRRV encoded by the coding sequence TTGGCTAATGCAAGACGAAGCCGCGCCCGGAGACGAGACCGGCATGTGGACTCCATAGGCGTGGCCCATATCAAGGCGACGTTCAACAATACGATCGTTACCCTCGCCGATCTGCAGGGACACACGATCAGCTGGTCGAGCGGCGGCAAGGGAGGCACGTTCCGCAACTCACGGAAGAGTACGCCGTTTGCCGCGCAGATCGCCGCGGAAGCCGCGGCCAAGGAAGCCATCGAACTGGGACTGAAGCGCGTCGAGGTCTGGGTGAAGGGACCCGGCGCCGGCCGCGAATCGGCCATTCGTGCCCTGCAGGCCGCGGGCCTCGAGATTTCCGCCATCAAGGACGTAACACCTATTCCCCACAACGGATGCCGGCCT